From a single Anaerolineales bacterium genomic region:
- a CDS encoding c-type cytochrome domain-containing protein: MKKQTLLTIFLMTLALLVAACGTQTQTEAPPSAPEPAAPTETVTAPTEVPAAAQETSPAQEPVPTSPEASSSATVSFSADVMPILVDKCIQCHGVESKKEGLDMRTYDDLIKGSRKGAVLLPGNANESLFVQLIIAGEMPNRGEMVTPEELQILMDWVNQGALNN, encoded by the coding sequence ATGAAAAAGCAAACTTTATTGACGATCTTCCTGATGACGCTTGCGCTGCTCGTTGCCGCCTGTGGAACGCAGACGCAGACCGAGGCGCCTCCGTCCGCGCCGGAACCTGCCGCTCCCACCGAAACGGTCACCGCCCCGACGGAGGTCCCCGCCGCAGCGCAGGAGACTTCTCCCGCCCAGGAACCAGTTCCGACGTCGCCCGAAGCGTCGTCGTCCGCTACTGTCAGTTTCTCGGCGGATGTCATGCCCATCCTCGTGGATAAATGCATCCAGTGTCACGGTGTCGAATCCAAAAAGGAGGGGCTCGATATGCGGACGTACGATGACCTGATCAAGGGGTCGCGCAAGGGCGCGGTGCTCCTGCCCGGCAACGCCAACGAAAGCCTGTTCGTACAATTGATCATCGCGGGCGAAATGCCCAACCGCGGAGAAATGGTCACGCCGGAGGAACTGCAGATCCTCATGGACTGGGTCAATCAGGGCGCGTTGAACAACTAA
- a CDS encoding DUF2200 domain-containing protein produces MPKHRIFGTKFASIYPLYVQKAERKDRTKEEVDQIICWLTGYDQKGLQQQIKKEHDFETFFAQAPAIHPNSSLIKGVVCGVRLEEIEDPLMKKIRYLDKLIDELARGKAMEKILRQ; encoded by the coding sequence ATGCCGAAACATCGAATTTTTGGGACGAAATTTGCAAGTATATATCCACTATACGTACAAAAAGCGGAACGGAAAGACCGCACAAAAGAAGAAGTTGACCAGATCATCTGTTGGTTGACCGGTTATGACCAAAAGGGCTTGCAGCAGCAAATAAAAAAGGAACATGATTTTGAAACCTTTTTCGCGCAAGCGCCAGCCATTCATCCAAACAGTTCGCTCATCAAAGGCGTCGTGTGCGGCGTCCGCCTGGAAGAGATCGAAGATCCGCTGATGAAAAAGATACGCTATCTGGACAAGCTGATCGACGAACTCGCAAGAGGAAAAGCGATGGAGAAGATTCTGCGGCAATAA
- a CDS encoding pentapeptide repeat-containing protein translates to MSNPYEKIILQGASIWNQWRKENMESVHFANPVWYDCPDRNGVQIKGRNRLDFSGLELTNVSIHNAFAEGLNIQGSKIAHCHFEEGNFAGADFSNAEFVNTTFNKTILADANFDGASFVNCNLNRINITNANFCLREIRETVVYGVSAWDLKTCDEMKQSRLIIEKTYELYSDIIANGKIPLMVDNIELAQFIYYLSNHKKMRDVLNILNAKGVLLLGQFKDGGLERLYKLYDWLKEKNYMPMIFDFERPVNMDYTETVITMAGLSKMIIADLSGGSVPQELHATLTNFQKPIIAYSKTGAYSMFKDLKRKNPYAFDFEYTDDADLFTKMDTNLKEADKGLVQIIHDLAETYRN, encoded by the coding sequence ATGTCAAATCCGTACGAAAAAATAATCCTACAGGGAGCATCTATATGGAATCAATGGCGGAAAGAAAACATGGAGTCCGTCCATTTTGCCAACCCGGTATGGTATGACTGCCCCGACAGAAACGGCGTACAGATCAAGGGCAGAAACAGGCTCGATTTCAGCGGGTTGGAGTTGACCAATGTTTCGATTCACAATGCGTTTGCTGAGGGATTAAATATACAAGGTTCAAAAATCGCCCATTGCCATTTTGAAGAGGGCAATTTTGCGGGGGCTGATTTTTCCAATGCAGAGTTTGTCAATACAACGTTCAATAAGACCATTCTAGCTGACGCGAATTTTGACGGCGCATCATTCGTCAATTGCAATCTCAACAGGATAAATATAACGAATGCAAATTTCTGTCTCAGGGAGATCAGGGAAACAGTGGTGTACGGTGTTTCCGCCTGGGATCTAAAAACATGCGATGAAATGAAACAATCAAGATTGATCATTGAAAAAACATATGAACTTTATTCCGACATCATCGCCAACGGAAAAATACCCTTGATGGTGGATAATATCGAGCTGGCTCAATTCATCTATTACCTGTCCAACCATAAAAAAATGCGCGATGTACTGAACATCTTGAATGCAAAGGGAGTTTTGCTCCTCGGGCAATTTAAGGATGGAGGGCTTGAACGTTTATACAAGCTGTACGACTGGTTAAAGGAAAAAAACTACATGCCCATGATCTTTGACTTTGAAAGACCGGTCAACATGGATTACACAGAGACTGTCATTACAATGGCAGGTTTGTCAAAAATGATCATTGCAGATTTATCGGGCGGTTCTGTGCCGCAGGAATTGCACGCAACATTGACAAATTTCCAAAAGCCGATCATTGCATATTCCAAAACAGGGGCATACAGCATGTTTAAAGACCTGAAAAGAAAAAACCCGTACGCTTTCGACTTTGAATATACTGATGACGCTGATTTATTTACAAAAATGGACACCAACCTGAAAGAAGCCGACAAAGGACTTGTTCAAATAATTCACGATCTAGCTGAAACATATAGAAACTAG
- the malQ gene encoding 4-alpha-glucanotransferase has protein sequence MAFKRSSGILLHPTSLPGPYGIGDLGPQAYRFVDWLASTGCKLWQILPLGPTGYGDSPYQCFSAFAGNPYLISPDDLLTDGLVTQDDVDLLKDLPASKIDFGLLIPKKLDLLLKAFSRFQAHPENLRQAFDYFCAQNASWLDDFALFMALKEANGGGAWNGWSEALRSRKKSALTKARKELAEDIQRHSFYQFLFFRQWERVRKYANGKGIQIVGDIPIFVAYDSADVWANPELFYLDETGNPTVVAGVPPDAFSATGQLWGNPLYNWEVHKKEGYKWWLSRVRASLAFMDILRFDHFRGFAGYYEIPAGEATAENGRWVPGPAHDLFNAVQAYLEDGLVAPSAGLPIIAEDLGVVTPDVIELLAAFDLPGMKVLQFAFSGPDNPFLPHNYIPNCVAYTGTHDNDTAIGWFNSAPEHERDFARRYLGVDGHDFAWDLIRAVWKSVAVFAITPMQDVLSLGGEARMNFPSKLGGNWEWRMSDDDLRDDLAAGLRDLNWMTLR, from the coding sequence ATGGCATTCAAACGTTCTTCCGGCATTCTTCTCCATCCCACCAGCCTGCCCGGTCCTTACGGCATCGGCGATCTCGGTCCGCAGGCGTATCGTTTTGTGGACTGGCTCGCGTCCACGGGCTGCAAACTCTGGCAGATCCTGCCGCTCGGTCCTACGGGCTACGGCGATTCGCCTTATCAATGCTTCTCCGCCTTTGCGGGCAATCCCTATTTGATCAGCCCCGATGACCTGTTGACCGATGGATTGGTGACTCAGGATGACGTGGATCTGCTCAAGGACCTGCCCGCTTCAAAAATAGATTTCGGCTTGCTCATTCCAAAAAAGCTTGACCTTCTGCTCAAGGCTTTTTCCCGCTTCCAAGCCCATCCTGAAAATCTGCGCCAAGCCTTCGACTATTTCTGCGCACAGAACGCCTCCTGGCTGGATGACTTTGCCCTGTTCATGGCGTTGAAAGAAGCCAATGGCGGCGGAGCATGGAACGGGTGGAGCGAAGCGCTGAGGTCCCGTAAAAAATCCGCGCTGACCAAAGCCCGAAAGGAGTTGGCGGAGGACATCCAGCGGCATTCATTCTATCAATTCCTGTTCTTCCGTCAGTGGGAGAGGGTGCGCAAGTATGCCAACGGAAAGGGCATCCAGATCGTCGGCGACATTCCGATCTTCGTTGCGTACGACTCGGCGGATGTATGGGCGAACCCCGAACTGTTCTATCTTGACGAAACCGGCAACCCGACCGTGGTGGCGGGCGTCCCGCCGGATGCGTTCTCGGCGACGGGGCAGTTGTGGGGCAATCCGCTCTATAACTGGGAAGTGCACAAAAAAGAAGGATACAAGTGGTGGCTTTCGCGCGTGCGGGCGTCACTGGCTTTTATGGACATCCTGCGCTTTGACCACTTCCGCGGGTTTGCGGGCTACTATGAGATCCCTGCCGGTGAAGCGACCGCCGAAAATGGGCGCTGGGTGCCCGGTCCCGCGCACGACCTGTTCAACGCTGTACAGGCATATCTCGAAGACGGCTTGGTCGCGCCCAGCGCGGGTCTGCCCATCATTGCCGAGGATTTGGGCGTCGTCACCCCCGATGTGATCGAACTGCTGGCAGCCTTTGACCTGCCGGGTATGAAGGTCTTGCAGTTCGCCTTTTCGGGTCCCGATAATCCCTTCCTGCCGCATAATTACATCCCCAACTGCGTGGCGTACACCGGCACGCATGACAATGACACTGCCATCGGCTGGTTCAATTCCGCGCCGGAGCATGAAAGGGACTTTGCCCGCCGTTATCTCGGCGTGGACGGTCACGACTTCGCCTGGGACTTGATCCGCGCGGTGTGGAAATCTGTGGCGGTGTTCGCGATCACGCCGATGCAGGATGTGCTCAGTCTCGGCGGCGAGGCGCGCATGAACTTCCCCAGCAAACTGGGCGGTAACTGGGAATGGCGCATGAGCGACGACGATCTACGCGATGATCTGGCGGCTGGACTGCGGGATCTGAACTGGATGACGCTGCGATAG
- a CDS encoding glycogen/starch synthase: MPKTINVLFLAAEADPFVKVGGLGDVAGSLPRALRALSNDEIKLDVRLVLPYHPVVRAENLKALGIFPIPRGSSEVEVEAFETVLDGMPVYLINGDPIRANGSVYSLDSKLDAEKYTFFSLAALELPNQVNWTPDIVHANDWHTAASVYGNLTKRWEAGARHVAGMVTLHNLPFMGPDISGILDEYGVKLAQTDLPEWARVMPLPLGLWASDAIVAVSPSYAREVLTEEFGCGLHDFLNLRQETLSGILNGIDTASFDPTYDKFIGVNYNIDTLKRRAENKGMLQDKLGLANDPDIPLLAVISRMDVQKGIDLAFTALKSMKSVNFQAVILGTGDPKLEEAARALQTAFPEKIKVEVRFDAALARQIYAGADMLLMPSRYEPCGLAQMIAMRYGCVPVARAAGGLKDTVRHNETGFIFEKAHHMSLIGAVKNAIKVYGDKEAWQKLQYAGMAQDFSWEASAREYLKLYLSLVK, translated from the coding sequence ATGCCCAAGACGATCAATGTACTTTTTCTCGCCGCCGAAGCCGATCCGTTCGTGAAGGTCGGCGGACTTGGCGACGTGGCGGGGTCGCTTCCCCGCGCCCTACGCGCGCTTTCCAACGATGAGATCAAACTGGATGTACGGCTGGTGCTGCCATATCACCCGGTGGTGAGGGCGGAGAATCTCAAGGCGTTGGGAATCTTCCCGATCCCGCGCGGCAGTTCCGAGGTCGAGGTGGAGGCGTTCGAGACCGTGCTGGACGGGATGCCGGTCTATCTCATCAACGGTGATCCGATCCGCGCGAACGGTTCTGTCTATTCGCTCGACTCCAAACTGGATGCGGAGAAGTACACCTTCTTTTCGCTGGCTGCGCTGGAACTTCCGAACCAGGTCAACTGGACGCCGGATATCGTGCATGCCAATGACTGGCATACGGCGGCGAGCGTGTATGGCAACCTGACCAAACGCTGGGAGGCGGGCGCGCGGCATGTGGCTGGCATGGTGACGCTTCACAACCTGCCCTTTATGGGACCCGACATCAGCGGCATTCTCGATGAGTATGGGGTGAAACTTGCGCAGACCGACCTGCCGGAATGGGCGCGCGTGATGCCGCTTCCGCTGGGGCTGTGGGCGTCGGATGCGATCGTGGCGGTCTCGCCGAGTTATGCCAGGGAAGTTCTGACCGAGGAGTTCGGCTGTGGTTTGCACGACTTTTTGAATCTGCGGCAGGAGACCTTGAGCGGCATCTTGAATGGCATCGATACTGCTTCCTTTGATCCCACGTACGATAAATTCATCGGGGTTAACTACAATATCGACACATTGAAACGACGCGCCGAGAACAAAGGCATGTTGCAGGACAAACTCGGGCTGGCGAACGACCCGGACATTCCACTGCTGGCTGTCATTTCGCGCATGGACGTGCAAAAGGGGATCGACCTTGCTTTCACCGCCTTGAAGAGCATGAAGAGCGTCAATTTTCAAGCGGTCATCCTTGGCACAGGCGACCCGAAGCTGGAAGAAGCGGCGCGCGCCTTGCAAACGGCGTTCCCTGAAAAGATCAAAGTGGAAGTGCGCTTCGATGCTGCGCTTGCGCGTCAGATCTATGCCGGCGCGGACATGCTGCTGATGCCGTCGCGTTACGAGCCGTGCGGTCTGGCGCAGATGATCGCGATGCGTTACGGCTGTGTCCCTGTGGCGCGCGCGGCGGGCGGTTTGAAGGATACGGTCAGGCACAACGAGACCGGCTTTATCTTCGAAAAGGCGCATCACATGTCATTGATTGGCGCGGTTAAGAACGCGATCAAGGTCTATGGCGACAAGGAAGCGTGGCAGAAACTCCAGTATGCAGGCATGGCGCAGGACTTCTCGTGGGAAGCCTCGGCGCGCGAGTATTTGAAATTGTATTTGTCGTTGGTGAAATAA
- a CDS encoding polyphosphate kinase 2 family protein produces the protein MKQYLVEPGKKIKLAEWDPGDTGDFEGGKKDGLKSVQELNEELQALQELLYAEGKHKVLVVLQAMDTGGKDGAIRRVFDGVNPQGVKVASFKVPTAQELAHDFLWRIHKVTPANGEVVIFNRSHYEDVLVVRVRNLAPKSVWSKRYAQINDFERMLAENGTTILKFFLHISKDEQKERLQARLDDPTKHWKFSLGDLEERKLWDDYQNAYEDAINETSTKHAPWYIVPADRKWYRDLVISTILVDTLKSLKMDFPKPKDDLDGVVVE, from the coding sequence ATGAAACAATATCTGGTTGAACCGGGGAAGAAGATCAAGCTTGCGGAGTGGGATCCGGGCGATACGGGGGATTTTGAGGGCGGCAAAAAGGACGGTTTGAAGTCAGTTCAGGAATTAAATGAGGAATTGCAGGCGCTGCAGGAGTTGTTGTACGCCGAAGGCAAGCACAAGGTGCTGGTCGTGCTGCAGGCGATGGACACGGGCGGCAAGGATGGGGCGATCCGGCGCGTGTTCGATGGGGTGAATCCGCAGGGCGTGAAGGTGGCGAGCTTCAAGGTGCCGACGGCGCAGGAGTTGGCGCATGATTTTCTATGGCGCATCCACAAGGTGACGCCCGCCAACGGTGAGGTGGTGATCTTCAACCGCAGTCACTACGAGGATGTGCTGGTGGTGCGCGTGCGGAATTTGGCGCCGAAATCCGTGTGGTCGAAGCGGTATGCCCAGATCAACGATTTTGAGCGGATGCTGGCGGAGAACGGCACGACCATCCTGAAGTTCTTCCTGCACATCAGCAAGGACGAGCAGAAGGAACGCCTGCAAGCCCGACTCGATGACCCGACCAAGCATTGGAAGTTCAGTCTCGGCGATCTGGAAGAACGCAAGTTGTGGGACGATTATCAGAACGCTTATGAGGATGCCATCAACGAGACCAGCACAAAACATGCGCCGTGGTACATCGTGCCCGCGGACCGCAAATGGTATCGCGACCTGGTCATTTCCACGATTTTGGTGGATACGCTAAAAAGCTTGAAAATGGACTTCCCCAAACCCAAGGACGATCTTGACGGGGTCGTGGTCGAGTAA
- a CDS encoding GNAT family N-acetyltransferase, protein MIELRPVTSSNWETLIKLKVREDQRDFVASNLYSIAESQFEYEDEGLWKFYPFGVYVGEEPVGFLMYSLNHDHPRFQAFVMRLMIDEKFQGKGYGREAMRLLLDGLRADEKVRNVGISYEPQNEGAQKLYAGLGFVEPGEMVDGETLAVLNLR, encoded by the coding sequence GTGATCGAGTTGCGACCCGTCACCTCCAGCAATTGGGAGACCCTGATCAAATTGAAGGTGAGGGAAGACCAGCGCGATTTTGTCGCGTCCAATTTGTATTCGATCGCCGAATCCCAGTTCGAGTATGAAGATGAAGGGTTGTGGAAGTTTTATCCGTTTGGCGTGTATGTGGGGGAAGAACCGGTCGGTTTCTTGATGTACAGCTTGAATCACGATCATCCGCGCTTCCAAGCCTTCGTGATGCGCCTGATGATTGATGAAAAATTCCAGGGTAAGGGTTATGGACGGGAGGCAATGCGCTTGCTTCTGGATGGGTTACGGGCGGATGAAAAGGTCAGGAATGTGGGTATCAGCTATGAGCCGCAAAACGAAGGCGCGCAGAAGCTGTATGCCGGTCTGGGTTTTGTGGAGCCCGGTGAGATGGTCGATGGTGAGACGCTGGCGGTGTTGAACTTGCGCTGA
- the hisS gene encoding histidine--tRNA ligase, with product MANKIQTVKGTREFYPEQMALRNFIYEKVRAASQSFGYQEYDGPFIEPIDLYAAKSGEELVKKQSFTFEDRGGDLVTLRPELTPSLARMIAAKQGELTFPVRWWSFGPFWRYEQPQKGRSREFFQWNVDMLGVNSPEADAELIAIGATFLRSVGLSPERALIYVNNRRLMDSEFDALDIAPEKRLDVSNLVDRRTKMEPAKWDAYALELGITQAQLDGLKELLGNFDLWKKSEELTRLFAALETLGVAEYVKFDPNIMRGLLYYTGTVFEAFDTTGSLRRAIFGGGRYDNLLADVGGNPISGVGFAMGDVVIGIILQEQGLVPEFVPSPAEVLVTVFDQSLWLKSFELAAQLRQEGIMTMVFPEPAKLPKQFKFADKMKMKVALVLGPDEAEKGLVVVKNLMSGEQVQVKKEAMLESIKGMLK from the coding sequence ATGGCAAACAAGATTCAAACTGTAAAAGGCACGCGCGAATTCTATCCCGAACAGATGGCGCTGCGCAATTTTATCTATGAAAAAGTGCGCGCGGCGTCGCAGTCGTTCGGCTATCAGGAATATGATGGTCCGTTCATCGAGCCGATCGATCTGTACGCGGCGAAATCGGGGGAGGAACTGGTCAAGAAACAGTCGTTCACGTTCGAAGACCGCGGCGGGGATCTGGTGACGCTTCGCCCTGAACTGACGCCGAGTCTGGCGCGGATGATCGCCGCCAAACAGGGCGAGTTGACCTTCCCTGTGCGCTGGTGGTCGTTCGGTCCGTTCTGGCGCTACGAACAGCCGCAAAAGGGACGCTCGCGCGAATTCTTCCAGTGGAACGTGGATATGCTGGGAGTCAATTCGCCGGAAGCGGATGCGGAATTGATCGCCATCGGCGCGACTTTCCTGCGCTCGGTCGGACTCAGCCCGGAGCGGGCTCTGATCTATGTCAATAACCGCCGCTTGATGGACTCTGAATTCGACGCGTTGGACATCGCTCCTGAAAAACGGCTCGACGTTTCCAATCTCGTAGATCGCCGTACCAAGATGGAACCTGCCAAATGGGATGCGTATGCGCTGGAACTCGGCATTACACAGGCGCAGTTGGACGGGCTGAAGGAGCTTCTCGGCAATTTTGATTTGTGGAAGAAAAGTGAAGAATTGACCCGTCTCTTCGCCGCGTTGGAAACCTTGGGCGTGGCGGAGTATGTCAAATTCGACCCGAACATCATGCGCGGGTTGTTATATTACACAGGCACGGTCTTCGAGGCATTCGATACGACGGGTTCCTTGCGGCGTGCCATTTTCGGCGGCGGGCGCTACGACAACCTGCTGGCGGATGTGGGCGGGAATCCCATTTCCGGTGTCGGCTTTGCGATGGGCGATGTGGTGATCGGCATCATTTTGCAGGAGCAGGGGCTTGTGCCCGAGTTCGTCCCATCGCCTGCGGAAGTGTTGGTGACGGTTTTTGACCAGTCGCTGTGGTTGAAGTCCTTTGAACTTGCGGCGCAGTTGCGGCAGGAAGGCATCATGACGATGGTTTTTCCCGAACCCGCCAAACTTCCCAAGCAGTTCAAATTCGCGGACAAGATGAAGATGAAGGTTGCGCTGGTGCTCGGTCCTGATGAAGCGGAAAAAGGCTTGGTCGTCGTAAAAAACCTCATGAGTGGCGAGCAGGTACAGGTCAAGAAGGAAGCGATGCTTGAATCCATAAAAGGGATGCTGAAGTGA
- a CDS encoding class I SAM-dependent methyltransferase, whose protein sequence is MEINYQEPSKDLLMRIDIHEKYGSANIDVWTNELLQPQAGMKILDVGCGAGKLSFLFNEYTKDGAEIVGGDFSEELLDKARARNKALGTNIDFQFLDFNKPFNFADDTFDLCTSAFAIYYASDLKFTFGEAHRVLKPGGRLFVSGPLPENKQMFYDIIKEATNATIPPMPGSSRFKGDIFNTIDSLFAKTELHKFENHLTFPEVAPFIDYVRASLNEDRRLWTSMFNGKDEYEALIGKIQAVAQKWFERDGKLVMTKVVGGILATK, encoded by the coding sequence ATGGAAATTAACTATCAGGAACCCAGCAAAGACCTATTGATGCGCATCGACATCCATGAAAAATACGGCTCCGCCAACATCGACGTTTGGACGAACGAACTGCTCCAACCGCAGGCGGGCATGAAGATCCTGGATGTCGGCTGCGGCGCGGGCAAGCTCAGTTTTCTTTTCAACGAGTACACCAAGGACGGCGCGGAGATCGTTGGCGGCGACTTCTCGGAGGAACTGCTCGACAAAGCCCGCGCCAGAAACAAGGCACTCGGCACGAATATTGACTTCCAATTCCTGGATTTCAACAAACCGTTCAACTTCGCGGACGACACCTTCGACCTGTGCACCAGCGCTTTTGCCATCTATTACGCCTCGGACCTTAAATTCACATTTGGTGAGGCGCACCGTGTCTTGAAGCCCGGCGGACGGCTGTTCGTCTCCGGTCCGCTGCCCGAGAACAAGCAGATGTTCTACGACATCATCAAGGAAGCCACCAATGCGACCATCCCGCCCATGCCCGGCTCCTCCCGCTTCAAGGGCGATATCTTCAACACGATTGACAGTCTCTTCGCCAAGACTGAGCTGCACAAGTTCGAAAATCACCTGACCTTCCCCGAAGTCGCACCGTTCATTGACTACGTCCGCGCCTCGCTGAACGAAGACCGCAGACTATGGACTTCAATGTTCAACGGCAAGGACGAGTACGAAGCGCTGATCGGCAAGATCCAAGCGGTGGCGCAGAAATGGTTCGAGCGTGACGGCAAACTGGTGATGACCAAGGTCGTCGGCGGGATTCTGGCAACCAAGTAA
- a CDS encoding PIG-L deacetylase family protein — protein sequence MNFFGKRVLFLGAHPDDIELGCGALIHQIVKKTDVLCVTLSDNQQNPDLQDVKSEHIKSMKVLGVPEERVIFGPFITRIFQDSRQEILEYFLKLRKDFKPDLIFVHSKQDVHQDHNTMTDEALRAFRGITVLGFDVVRSSYGFFPHFLVEVTEEDVNKKIEALAQYKTYQDRYYFNSELTRSIMVRHGALAEVPFAEGFDILRIVGKFGE from the coding sequence ATGAACTTCTTCGGCAAACGAGTGCTCTTTCTCGGCGCGCATCCCGACGACATCGAACTGGGATGCGGCGCATTGATTCACCAGATCGTCAAAAAAACGGACGTGCTGTGCGTCACTCTTTCGGACAATCAACAAAACCCCGATCTACAGGATGTCAAAAGCGAACACATTAAGTCCATGAAGGTGCTGGGTGTACCGGAGGAGCGCGTAATCTTTGGTCCATTCATCACGCGCATCTTCCAGGACTCGCGGCAGGAGATCCTTGAGTATTTTCTCAAACTCCGCAAGGACTTCAAACCCGACCTGATCTTCGTCCACTCGAAACAGGATGTGCATCAGGACCACAATACAATGACCGATGAGGCGTTACGCGCCTTCCGCGGCATCACCGTGCTCGGCTTTGACGTGGTGCGCTCCTCCTATGGTTTCTTCCCGCATTTTCTGGTCGAAGTGACGGAAGAGGATGTAAACAAAAAGATCGAAGCGCTGGCGCAATACAAAACCTATCAAGACCGCTATTACTTCAACAGCGAGTTGACCCGCTCCATCATGGTGCGCCACGGCGCGTTGGCGGAGGTTCCCTTCGCAGAGGGGTTCGATATTCTGAGAATTGTCGGGAAGTTCGGAGAGTAA
- a CDS encoding non-heme iron oxygenase ferredoxin subunit has product MFNYTTFDESKAEFFEIAPASELPNGERLFVDLGDKPIVIFNIADQLFAIGDVCTHDDGPLGDGMLEGFNIVCPRHGAEFDVRTGQVMQMPAVVDIPAYPVQIRDGMIFVGVPKE; this is encoded by the coding sequence ATGTTCAACTACACAACCTTTGACGAATCCAAAGCCGAATTTTTTGAGATCGCGCCCGCCTCCGAATTGCCCAACGGTGAGCGTTTGTTCGTTGACCTTGGCGACAAGCCCATCGTTATTTTCAATATCGCAGACCAGCTCTTCGCCATCGGCGATGTCTGCACGCACGATGACGGTCCGTTGGGAGATGGGATGCTGGAAGGCTTCAATATCGTCTGTCCCCGTCACGGCGCGGAGTTCGATGTCCGCACGGGACAGGTCATGCAAATGCCCGCTGTGGTGGATATCCCTGCATATCCTGTGCAAATTCGGGATGGCATGATCTTTGTGGGCGTGCCAAAGGAATAA
- a CDS encoding SUF system NifU family Fe-S cluster assembly protein, translated as MDDLYREVIIEHYKNPSHRGKLDPHDISFADNNPLCGDHIQIDLRVGEGGVVTDAMFDGHGCAISQASADLLMETIIGKPLEEVKQLNKQDILDMLGIDLGPVRLKCALLSLKVLKAGVYGVGEASDDLVE; from the coding sequence ATGGACGATCTGTATCGCGAAGTCATCATCGAACACTATAAAAATCCATCCCATCGCGGGAAACTCGATCCGCATGATATTTCGTTTGCGGATAATAACCCGCTGTGCGGTGACCATATCCAAATTGATTTGCGTGTAGGCGAAGGCGGCGTGGTGACCGATGCTATGTTCGACGGTCACGGATGCGCCATCTCGCAAGCCTCCGCCGACCTGCTGATGGAGACGATCATCGGCAAACCGCTGGAGGAAGTGAAACAACTCAATAAGCAGGATATCCTTGACATGCTTGGCATTGACCTGGGTCCCGTGCGCCTGAAATGCGCCCTGCTTTCACTGAAGGTCTTGAAGGCGGGCGTGTATGGGGTGGGGGAAGCCAGCGATGACTTGGTGGAGTAA